A genomic segment from Fibrobacter sp. UWT2 encodes:
- a CDS encoding carboxymuconolactone decarboxylase family protein translates to MARVHLKQPNELTGEAKAAYEKLEAAGKVTNMKLVMLQDYGIYKAFMGWYDAWESLEKTVGLRAATIFAHSVSTTNGCLLCSLFFISDLKALGLDPNNFETSENEKLLQQLGQQIVKDPTKVPDELFEGLRKFYTDEQIIIIVGFGAQMQATNNFNSVLGVDVDKRLLPLKELFKPATWRENIK, encoded by the coding sequence ATGGCTAGAGTACATTTAAAACAACCGAATGAATTGACTGGCGAAGCAAAGGCCGCTTACGAAAAGTTGGAAGCTGCCGGTAAGGTGACCAACATGAAGCTGGTGATGCTCCAGGACTACGGCATCTACAAGGCATTCATGGGCTGGTACGATGCTTGGGAAAGCCTCGAAAAGACGGTGGGTCTGCGTGCGGCAACAATTTTTGCCCACTCGGTTTCTACGACTAACGGCTGCCTTCTCTGCTCGCTGTTCTTCATTAGCGACCTGAAGGCTCTGGGTCTCGATCCGAACAACTTCGAAACTTCGGAAAACGAGAAGCTTTTGCAGCAGCTGGGTCAGCAGATCGTTAAGGATCCGACGAAGGTTCCGGACGAACTTTTCGAAGGTCTCCGCAAGTTCTATACCGACGAACAGATTATCATTATCGTGGGCTTTGGCGCTCAGATGCAGGCGACGAACAACTTCAATTCTGTCTTGGGCGTCGACGTTGACAAGCGTCTGTTGCCCTTGAAGGAATTGTTCAAGCCCGCTACTTGGAGAGAAAATATCAAGTAA